TCTAAAGACTAAGTTCAAGATAAACACaaattttctgataaatttttttaatcaaaccaTGAAATTCGCTGTAATGCATTAAAAACGGTAAAATTTGCGATAACTTGAACTTTgacctcgaataacttttgaactaTTAGTTTCCGCAACAAATcataagagaccttttttgtagagcgttcaattctctaTAAGATTAagcaacagtttttttttatgacacaCGATAGGCAAGCAATAAAAATCAGaaggtgcaaaaaaaatttatcccatgttattcttacgggaaatagaaaagtgCGATGCGGACAAcctgaatattaatattaagggctcaaattTTAACTGGCACTTTTTTACGCCAAAAAGAAACTTTTAAGCCtgtttgcgaaaaaaaaaaaattttgtttttttttgaatcaccccaattatatatatatacataaccACAATAAATTCTATTAATATCTCTTTTTTCCGCGCGTAACATTAACATTTTGTCGTATAGCAGCATTGCAGACAATCTTCAACAATGGAAGTTGAACTATTGAACGCATGACTACCGGAATCAGTTAACTTATAATGTAGAGAAAATGTGCGGTGGCTGGCGATGTTGGCGTCCATTTGCATATTCTCTGGCAGCTTATCCCACACCGCGTCGATTGAATTTGATGCGAACGTAAGGATCAATTCCCTTGGCAAATTGGCGATGTTTTCAGtccttattttcttcaaaccgCCCAATTCGTTGAATATACAGAACGATTTCGCGAGAGACCCCGTGCACTCCTTTACAAACCACTTCTTCAACCGCTGAACATTTTCGAAGGCACAGTTGTATCCcgttgaaacattttcatgaTAATCATCGCACCAACCCGCCTCTTCCATATGTTTCAGTTTTTCCAGTGATGGTGGTGAAATGTGTGGATCTTCCATGTTTATTACTTGTTTTGCACCGTCAACGATCTTCGTCAGCCACCGTTTCTTCTCCTCACCTTTGACATATACGTAGCATGCATATTTAACAGCCTTTATTACAACTTTCTGCACCTCAGCATAAGGTTCGAGTCCCGCATTCCCAGGTATCCCATGGAAATTGTGTGTTAGCCAAGCCTCCGTAGCTTTGTGTCCAGCCGGCAGATCTGTCCAAGCGTGCGTTGGTTCGAAGAGGATGCGACTCAAACCCACTGCGTTTATGTTTATGATGCAAAGTTCCTTCAGTATAAATTTATCGTCGGGGTGAACGAAACTTTGAATGTCCATGATGATCTCCATATTGCAAGTTGGAACAGTGTTAATTTTTCGTGTATGAATATTGATGCGAGACTGACGACTCGGTTTCTGCCACGTTCGCTTTTATTTGCAATGCTTCGAGAATTTCGATGGAACGTGTGGGGGGAAACAAATTTCCAAGCCATCAGCGACACCGACTAACAGCTGATATTTCCCCGAGAGAGCATACTAGTCTTGGGATATCTTTTTCTATGCTTTTGCTGACTGCTCATCCGTcacacaaaaattcaaatttgctgTATTCGCCCccatgatatttcattcgtaGAATGCTCTCGATTATCGTCTTTTGCATTTCGTTGAACTGCACCACATCATGTTTCATGAGACTTACGATTCGAGGAGACAGAGGTACAGTACCCGTCAAACTTCTTAGCCATCGCGCGAGGTGGTGGGGGAAAGTTTGCGCATCGTACACTTACGTCCAAAAATAATATGTCAatgaaaaacacaatttttcatgattgCGTTAGCTAATATAATAACGTTTACAGTAATTGGTATTAGTAAAGTGAGGAGAGTAttgtaatgataaaaaaatgggtAAGAACagaacataatatttattaaaaacttaTAGTACTGTAAGGACTCCAACCCCCTCCTAATCAAATTACTGCTAATCATCGTCATCAACTGGGAGGATAGATATGCCTTCCATTATGTCGAAACCAGCCGAAGCCGAGCTGGTGCCAGGGGTTGGTTCAGTtgtttcatcatcatcatcaatttcatcatcatcatcgtcgctGTCACTTTCACTGTCGTCATCAGCGAAAATAATAAACTGTTCAGTGACCACGTCCACCACATGATCACTTTTAATATACTcatcttcaatttctttcacttttttacaGAGTTTTGCCCATTCGCTAGGACCCATTGCAGCAACTTTTTCGTTCACCAGCTCTTTCaccttttcaaaattccacgTCACATTTTTACTGCTGACATATCCTTTTATATTTGCCCATGCCGTCTCAATAGGATTCAGATCAGGATGATATGGCGGCAACCGGAGAACGGAATGGTTATTTTCAGCCAGAATGTTGTCCACGCTGAATTTTTTGTGCAGGTctctatttaattttattaaatgatATAACTCCGGTTTTAACatattttcgcgatattgAATGTCTCTATCTCGGAGCCACTTCTGCATATCTGCTTTTTTCGTATTGGATGTGGGGGCCAACTCACTCTGTTTATTGTGATACGAGGCGTTGTCGACGATCACAACCGAATTCGGTGGCAGATTTGGCATAAGTCGGGAACGCAgccatttttcataattttcataattcatgTTATCATGATAATCTCCAGACCTCGTGCCGGCTTTAAATAAAAGCAGTGCATTAGGCACGAAGCCGTTTTCGGATCCTGCGTGGACAATAACAAGGCGCTGCCCTTTTGATATTGGTTTTTTCAAACCTTGGGTTGATCCATCTGTCCAAGCCTTGGTGCTAGCATGAGATGAGTCCACATAAGACTCATCGGTGTATATGATGGGCCTACCTTCTTCCCtaaactttttaattttttgtaggAATTCAATCCTAAGGAACCGAATattagttttttcaattagcagctttcgattattttctgttttcttccATCGAAAGCCCAACTGTTTTAAAACTCGTCGTAAGCTGCTTTCAGATCCGGTAAAATGAATGtcttgttttaatttttctcgtaGCATTTCTACGGTCGGAAGCTCCTTATTTGTAAGATGGTAATTGTGGACGCATCTCCTTATTACCGTTTGGTCAAAACTGTCAATGTCAGTCacctttttttcccccgaaCTTTTTTTACCGGGAGTCCGGAATACGGCTAGCAAGCCAGACTTCTTTACTTCGTCCACAATTCGTCGCACTGTGCGAACAGAAGTTTTCGTGGCTTCTGAAGTCCGCTCCAACGCTTCTTTATCACTCTTTGcatcttttttaaaaaaacaataaacttcGTAGACCATTTTTCTACTTTGTCTTTTCAAAACAATGTTCGTTTTTCGTGGCATCATGAAGTAACAAAAATCACAAAAGTCAACtaatgaaataacaaaaacaaattaacaaCAACAAAGCCAAcgaattataacaaaaaactCAACTAAATTAGAACAAAAAAGTCAACAAAAATAACCATAATCACTGAACGCGAGTGTACACAAGAGACAAGCGGGACGTTACAAACTAATCAGAGCGCGCCCCGCCTCCGCGTCCCGCACCGCACCGCCAAAGAGAcctatttttcgtttctgcGCATTCAAGGTCGTTTGTCCAAGAAGTTTGACGGATACTGTGTTTCGAATTGCTCATTCAGCGCGAGCAGAATACTCGAGCCGTACGCGTCTTACCCCCGTCACGTTGTACTCCTACCAAACCTCCAGATCCGACATTCTGTTAGTGGGCAGCGTTTGCAGGCAACAGACGAGGTTAATTTTACTTAGATCCACCTCGTTTGATGTAGATTTTATAAGTTTGACGTACTATGGATACTGAAGTTCGCGGTAGAAAAACTATAAGAACAATTCAACGTGTTGAATAGGCTCGCGATCCATATGTATACCAACCACACCTTCCCCCACAATAAATTCTTGCGCATTAAAGTTTACggatcatcatcatcatcgacATTCCCAGCCCATCTTATTGCGGTGTCGTCATCTGGTCAGTTAGTAGAAAAGAATGTATATGAAGTATgccgaaaatattatttttgaaacggtgtaTCCCACTAGTTATTTTGCGATACCGCCCGGTCATCCTGCATCGTCATCGTGCTTTGCAATCATGTCCGCCATGTTGTTGTTCACATGCATTGGGCTAGGCTGTGTTAGGTGAGGTTGAGTCAGGTTAGCTCAGGCCAGTAACGCACCAACTACATGCTCCATCAGCTCCTCCGCCATTGAGCAGACAAGTCCGCCATTTGCAGATTCGTCGGACATCTTGTTGTTTACATTGGTTGGGTGAGGTTGGGTCGGGCTAGCTTAGGTCGGTAACAGACCGACGCTTGGTCGGTAACAAACCAAATACAGTCGAGGCGCGTCCTGCAGCTCCCGCTGAGGTTAGTGAGTCAGTTTGAGCCGGAACTCTCCCTATATAACTCCTGTTTGTAGTGAAATACTTGATTGGCGAAATGCGTGCTTATTGTTTAAAGTCGATGAtgagactgtttttacaacgATGTTTCTTGACGCAGCAGTCCAATTCATTCCATCACAAACGAGAGCTGTTACCGACCACCTTACGCGAGATCGAAACGTCGATATTATTGTCACGAGCGCCGCATATTTACACTGTATATGTCATAAATCATGTCAGTTATTAATATCTTTAGAGACAAGGGAGCATAGCTTTCAATTCATTAGTTGATccatataaaatattcatcataGAACAGTTCGTGAAACAAGCAAAGCGCAACGGCGCAGTTGACGGCCTGCTACGTCAGCGTCTTCGCGCCCGCTagatcccgggtgtaatcaacacctGGATAAGGCGATCGCGAGATCACTCTCGTCGAGGATGACGgttgcgaggcgagcctttgtcTCAAAATTGCAAACTCAGCAAAAACCCCGCTCGCCGCCCGACTttccaaggggtgtcggacgagcaAGCGAAGTCAGTCCCCGTTCGAGACAGCTAAGAACGACATCTACGGAACCCGGGCTTCTTCAGAGCTGCTGTGTGAAGAGTATCAGAAGTAGTATAGCAAGGCcggttctacacgcagattccgGTAATCTACACTTACCGATCGAGCCGCTCCACGCAGCCcaccgagccgctccgcgcagcccgccgagccgctccgcgcagctcagactcaaacccttttccgctctGCGCagcccagacgcaaacccttttccgcgatgacgttaCAGTCCGCCGTACCGGCTTGAGGTCAAAActgtgcaaccttaccgacagttgtatcgatcaaGGGTCCAAATCGTGCTGtcttaccgacaatcttaccgaccgaaggtcaaagtttgtagtgctcgcctgccaacggtagagggcgcagcgggggggcgagaacttttctaccgtcccgcattcttttccgACGATAGGAccgctgatgtgtaacattaatcactccgaattcctttttCACGgcaggactgctgatgtgtaacattaaccaccccccacattcctttcccacgttagcAGGGTGGCCACCCgtctggaaaaccgggaaaaccgggaaatgtcagggaattttgtaTGTCAGGGAAAAATcagggaaatgtcagggaaatTTTTGGTTGGtcagggatttttttttatagaactCACGGATTTCAAAAGCCTTGTCCATAAAATTGAGATGATATCACCGCATcgtcacaatttttattctcttcttaTTGACGATTATAAGCTTAGTTGCTGATTGTCATATGAATTCAGTAGTACGAGCAGACATCGGTCTGATTTATCTATGACCGTCACTGCGTGTGGAGACGCACGTTCACCGACGCCTAATAGTCTAGAAAAAACGAAGCCTCAGTTTTTTAGCAATAACTCAAAGAGTAAAAGCGCtagcgaaaatttcaaaaagattcttaaagacgaggaaatttcaaataaaaaagtacaaGCACCCGGAATTCTATCTTCAGTattagtaattttaatttaacgctGAACATAGGGTTCTGCGCAACTGTTACGGCATGGACGCGCCGCGTCTAGACAGTACACCGctcaaaataattgttttactGTATTGAAtgtcaatttaaaaattttgataaattgtgGTGTATTCTTAacacttgaaagaaaaatgtcccgttgaaaaaatatttttaagtatatttttcaaaaagttacaCATTCGTTAATTGCCATAATTCTTCGAACCTCgatttttattgcaaacagcataaatgttcaaataatagctctaaaaatatttcgcttctTGGAGCCCCTTCTTAAATATATACTTAACAAGATCacggaaatggaaattttcatttcttgtcaactttcaaaaatcataatgaaagaaataaacaacttttaaaaacttttataacgTGGTCTTGTTGAGTTTATATTTAAGAAGGGACTCCAAGAAGCGAAATATTTTAAGAGCTattatttaaacatttatgccgtttgcaatgaaaatcaaggtttgaaaaattatgactAATTAACGAATAtgtaactttttgaaaaataaacctaaaaatttttttccaacgggacatttttttttcaagtgttAAGAATACACCATAATTTATCCGAATTTTTGAATTGATATTTACTACactaaagaaattattttgagCGGTGTACTGTCTTTAGACGCGGCGCGCCTATGCCGTAACGGTCGCGCGGTGGCCTATTTTGaacgttaaattaaaattatcacTACTGAAGATAGAGTACCGGCAATCCGCacttttttattggaaatttcctCTTTGAGaatcgtttttcaaattttcgatagCGCTTATACTATTtgaattattgcaaaaaaactGAGGCGtcgtttttatttctgtttgttttttattaataacaattgCAATTTTCATTGGTgggaaaaatgcaaaaaacgTCCTCCTCAGAATCGCATTTCGAATCGAATGAGCTGTCGCTCACATTTTTAGGAGACTTGGAACGATTTTTCGGAGGAATCACACTTTTTGACTAGACTATAAATGTCTCGATAAATGTTATATAGAATATGTTCTACAGAACTGCATTACTCGGTATACGGCTGGCTCGGAGGTGAAGTATACTGTCTCTCGGATCGGTACAGTCTTTCCCTTCGTACGCGTTTTATTTGACTTAAAATGTCCTACGCATACGCAGTGGCTGGTAGAAAGAGACAGCATTCTCCTTCGAGCTATCTCTCTCTCGGGTGATTGAAACGCCACCACCGTGGTGATACTTTCAGTTGTTTTTGTAGTTCAGTGATCAAAACACCGGCATTCTCGACGCTCGATTCAACGGAGAATTACTCAAAACATGGTTTGTAAATATGTAATTACTACTTTTATCTAGGGTTTATTGCATTT
The Neodiprion fabricii isolate iyNeoFabr1 chromosome 5, iyNeoFabr1.1, whole genome shotgun sequence genome window above contains:
- the LOC124183570 gene encoding uncharacterized protein LOC124183570, whose translation is MVYEVYCFFKKDAKSDKEALERTSEATKTSVRTVRRIVDEVKKSGLLAVFRTPGKKSSGEKKVTDIDSFDQTVIRRCVHNYHLTNKELPTVEMLREKLKQDIHFTGSESSLRRVLKQLGFRWKKTENNRKLLIEKTNIRFLRIEFLQKIKKFREEGRPIIYTDESYVDSSHASTKAWTDGSTQGLKKPISKGQRLVIVHAGSENGFVPNALLLFKAGTRSGDYHDNMNYENYEKWLRSRLMPNLPPNSVVIVDNASYHNKQSELAPTSNTKKADMQKWLRDRDIQYRENMLKPELYHLIKLNRDLHKKFSVDNILAENNHSVLRLPPYHPDLNPIETAWANIKGYVSSKNVTWNFEKVKELVNEKVAAMGPSEWAKLCKKVKEIEDEYIKSDHVVDVVTEQFIIFADDDSESDSDDDDDEIDDDDETTEPTPGTSSASAGFDIMEGISILPVDDDD